CATCGCGATGTGAAGCCGGCCAACTTGATGCTCAGCCCCGATGGAACCGTGAAGTTACTTGACCTCGGGCTGGCGCGCTTCGACGATCCATCCGCACTAGGCGACTCGCCGGCCGACGAAGGTTTGACGCAAACCGGGCAGGTCATGGGAACCGTCGATTACATGGCGCCGGAGCAGGCGTTGCACACGCGTCTGGCCGATGCGCGGGCCGACGTCTACGGACTCGGCTGCACATTCTATCGATTGGTCACCGGAAACATTCCGTTCGACGGCGACTCCGTGGTCGCCAAGATTTTGGCGCATCGCGATTCTCCGATTCCGTATCTTCGGGCGTTCAATTCGCAGATACCGGCGGCGGTCGATTCGGTGTTGCAGCAGATGTTGGCGAAGCATCCCGACAGTCGCTATCAGACGATGAACAAACTCGCGGAGGATTTAGAGCGGAGTTTAACGGCCGCCCCTTGGCAACCGTCGACGATTCCGGCGGCGTTTGCGTTGCCGCTGCCTCAAGTCTCGCGACAGTCCGATGCGCAATCGCTCACTTTTAATTTCGGTCCCGGAGGGCATGCCGATGCGGCTTCTGCACTTAGTCCTGTGCAGCGGAATAAATCGATCGCGAGTTATGTGGTCGGAGCGGCGATTGTTGCCGTGCTGTTGGCAGTGGGAATCGCCTGGAACGGCCGAGGCCCGGCAGAGATACCAGCGGACGTGACCGAAACGGCATTGGCTCTGCCTCTTCGGGCGGCGGTGCCGACGCCCTCGGCTTCGCCGACGTCTTTGATTGCACCGAAGCCCTCAGCGACAGTTGTTCTCTCGTCAACGCCGACACCGCCGGCGCCCAATCGCATTACTAGCGTTGCGCCGACCTCTACGACGATCGAACCGAAAGGAACTCCGTCCGTAAAGCCGACTTCAAGCATGATCGCGACAGCGCAGCCGCTAGCTTCGACGCCGATCCCGTCGCCGACCGTTGCCTCTTCGATCGCGCCTCCGATGTCGACTGCTTCCAGCACTGCTCCGCCCAAGACATCCGTCGTCGTCGCTGCACCGATCGGCACTCCTTCGGTGGGCAACACCGCTCAGCCGCTCAAGCCGAACACACCGACCGCACCTCAGGCCGACGGCTGGATCGATTTGCTTGATTGGGCGACGGGCGTCGATTGGTCACCGCGAGGCATCGATTGGAACGACAACTTAGAATCGCCCGTCACTAAACAGGGGTTGGTGCTAAAAACCAAAGAGTACAATCGTTTTCCATTGCCGGCCATCATCGACGGCGAATACGACATGGAAGTCGAGTTCACCCGGCATGCCGGAAGAGAGTCGGTAAGCGTCTTTTTTCCCGTCGGCATTCATAACATGCATTTCTTCATGGGTGGATACACCGGACGAACAGGAGGGGTCGACTGGATCGACGGCAAGCTGGCTAATGACGGCAACCCCACGACAAAAAAGCCCGCGCCGATCTCCAACGGCGTGCGGCATCGCGTGAAGATCCGAGTCCGTCGCTATGGTGACGAAGCCGCCTTCAACATCGACTGGGACGACACGCAAGATTTCATCACTTGGCGTGGGCCGTACGACGACCTGACTTGCCACGAAGGGGGCGGATTCAAGCTCACAACCGTTCGCCGCCCTTGGCTTGCCAATTGGAACAATCGGACGACTTTCCATACGGCACGCATACGGA
This region of Planctomycetia bacterium genomic DNA includes:
- a CDS encoding protein kinase, whose amino-acid sequence is MVNPNVEKITVGQFLALLTTCNLLSPDELIPLHAAWPAARHADDAGGLARELVQQGKLTKYQAAALYQNKPKGLGIGEYVFTERLGSGGAGAVYLARHRRTGETSAVKVLLSTKRSSDALTRFRREAETALRLNHPGIVRALDAGESEGQHFIAMEYIDGMDLSTYVKKQGPLPLEQAVSCVVQAARALAYAHEQGIVHRDVKPANLMLSPDGTVKLLDLGLARFDDPSALGDSPADEGLTQTGQVMGTVDYMAPEQALHTRLADARADVYGLGCTFYRLVTGNIPFDGDSVVAKILAHRDSPIPYLRAFNSQIPAAVDSVLQQMLAKHPDSRYQTMNKLAEDLERSLTAAPWQPSTIPAAFALPLPQVSRQSDAQSLTFNFGPGGHADAASALSPVQRNKSIASYVVGAAIVAVLLAVGIAWNGRGPAEIPADVTETALALPLRAAVPTPSASPTSLIAPKPSATVVLSSTPTPPAPNRITSVAPTSTTIEPKGTPSVKPTSSMIATAQPLASTPIPSPTVASSIAPPMSTASSTAPPKTSVVVAAPIGTPSVGNTAQPLKPNTPTAPQADGWIDLLDWATGVDWSPRGIDWNDNLESPVTKQGLVLKTKEYNRFPLPAIIDGEYDMEVEFTRHAGRESVSVFFPVGIHNMHFFMGGYTGRTGGVDWIDGKLANDGNPTTKKPAPISNGVRHRVKIRVRRYGDEAAFNIDWDDTQDFITWRGPYDDLTCHEGGGFKLTTVRRPWLANWNNRTTFHTARIRMVSGECRRDFPTEADRQRDTQAGFTRLVDLNANGPTVGWGKFLVNQVPLELGPTLCERCWPLVSLQPSVCANYYAAHAPSRLKCRVPKGAKSFSVAGYNHASRTVKYSAYVDGNLVAESGVTDIAKFSFLIPPKSSLLELVIDSDGDLAFDHSYWCNPLFVSATGVKLPFDVTSNSVGAGKFQSNQIIEKWASPPLEPDDAVPCDEFLFAHAKSSVSYAIPPGNKRFTAIAYCARTTSVTYEVWADDRQLFKSPHNLGIIPINVLLPPNAKTIELRVLEGRDVNFDLSMWCYPRLYRK